Part of the Patescibacteria group bacterium genome is shown below.
AGTACTCGCTGAATTGCTTGACCCCGGCGCGGTGAACTGGAGCGTCGGATCAAGGGCAATGGGATATTGGTCGGCTGGCACGGAAAATTCAAGTTTCAGAGTCTTGCCATCCTCAATTTTCCAATCCACCGTTTTTCGCTCCCCGTTTTTCCCGACATAGTAGGCCTGCGGGATAGTGAAATCCGGTTTCTGACCCCCTTGCTCCGTGATATCCTGGCCGCTGTCTTTGAGAATAGCTTGCCTTGCGCGTTCCATAAGCCCCGGGTCGACATTCGCCACCGCCTGCTGATTCTTTTCGTCTTTCCCGTCATCGAAAAAAACTTGCACCTGCCCCTGTTCGTCCAGTTTCAATTTCGCGTTTTGGAAAGTGTATGATTCGGCTTCTTGTCCGCTCCCTTTCTGATATACAATCCAGTTTTTGAGTTTTCGCTCCCCCACCGCCTGGTCTTTCTGGTAGGCATAATAGGCTGATTTTCTCCCCGAGCTATATTTGAGATAATCTTTTTCCGTTTGCGCTGAAAGTTTAACTTTAGGCGCTCCTAAAGTTGAACTTTGAGAACTTTGGGAATCGATTTTGTTCACCAAAAGTTGCGCAGAAAATTTGTCCGCGGTATTGTCGGCAATCAAAATAGTGCGCTGGCCATCAAGCTTCACTTCGATTGGTTTCGTGTAGTCTTTAGGGAGCTTCACGTTGATTTCGTTTTTGCTCTCCGGTTGTTTTTCATCAATTTGAAGCCCGTCTCCGTT
Proteins encoded:
- a CDS encoding FG-GAP repeat protein, with amino-acid sequence MNLKQKTKKLLRILLYSAKNPKNFWRALPLWGKRVVVILFIASVGFSSARYYSYWKNNRTLADDVKKFGTAGEQVISDIKAMPAVAMAEEKDAYTLKDDMQDGLKIETHGNGDGLQIDEKQPESKNEINVKLPKDYTKPIEVKLDGQRTILIADNTADKFSAQLLVNKIDSQSSQSSTLGAPKVKLSAQTEKDYLKYSSGRKSAYYAYQKDQAVGERKLKNWIVYQKGSGQEAESYTFQNAKLKLDEQGQVQVFFDDGKDEKNQQAVANVDPGLMERARQAILKDSGQDITEQGGQKPDFTIPQAYYVGKNGERKTVDWKIEDGKTLKLEFSVPADQYPIALDPTLQFTAPGSSNSASTISGEVTNNYFGNSLAAGDFNNDGKTDLAVGAYGYTSATGRAYIFYDDAAFPTAAASADAIITGENTGDQFGYSLAAGDFNNDGKTDLAVGAYGYATNTG